One segment of Gasterosteus aculeatus chromosome 3, fGasAcu3.hap1.1, whole genome shotgun sequence DNA contains the following:
- the LOC120815869 gene encoding 3',5'-cyclic-AMP phosphodiesterase 4B isoform X1, producing MKKSNSAHGVLPGDEPSVGQLSTGSTLGVDVCKVHRRFSGNLQLPPLSWRQLEKDRDKVRSLTPEEDPVTWTRPTSLPISSLPRIDITQAEPDGFEGENGPSLCCSPSELQASPGSGLVLHPNQAGHGQRRESFLYRSDSDYELSPKSLSRNSSIVGELHGEDLIVTPFAQVLASLRTVRNNFTTLTNVQCASNKRSPATNQPTLTKVCLSDDSYQKLAMETMEELDWCLDQLETIQTYRSVSDMASNKFKRMLNRELSHLSEMSRSGNQVSEYISNTFLEKQNELELPCPVPKSRERKRRQKQQLQQQQQQQQSGMMTQISGVRKVSHTPSICASTNNRFGVKTDQEELLSKDLEGINKWGLNIFQVAEHSRNRPLTSIMYSIFQERDLMRTFKIPTDTFVTFMLTLEDHYHSDVAYHNSLHAADVAQSTHILLSTPALDEVFTDLEILAAIFAAAIHDVDHPGVSNQFLINTNSELALMYNDESVLENHHLAVGFKLLQGDNCDIFQNLTKKQKQTLRRMVIDMVLATDMSKHMSLLANLKTMVETKKVTSSGVLLLDNYTDRMQVLRNMVHCADLSNPTKPLDLYRQWTDRIMEEFFHQGDRERDRGMEISPMCDKHTASVERTQVGFIDYIVHPLWETWADLVHPDAQDILDTLEDNRNWYQRMIPQSPSPPFYTSDGESGQPGELEGGPVASKFQFELTLDDQDERDAGGENAVMETAGGVILEQHACDGDRVEMTTCDISPAET from the exons GAGCCTTCCGTTGGACAACTTTCCACCGGCAGCACGCTCGGGGTAGATGTGTGCAAGGTCCACAGGCGGTTCTCCGGCAACCTGCAGCTGCCTCCGTTGTCATGGCGACAGTTGGAAAAGGATAGGGACAAGGTCAGGTCGCTAACACCTGAAGAGGATCCAGTGACCTGGACCAGACCTACAAGTCtgcccatctcctctctgccccgGATCGACATCACGCAGGCGGAACCCGACGG CTTTGAAGGGGAAAATGGTCCGTCGTTGTGCTGCAGTCCCTCTGAGCTGCAGGCGTCGCCGGGTTCAGGTCTGGTTCTCCATCCCAACCAGGCGGGCCACGGCCAGCGCCGCGAGTCCTTCCTCTACCGCTCTGACAGCGACTACGAACTGTCGCCCAAGTCCTTGTCTCGAAACTCTTCCATTGTTGGAGAACT GCATGGGGAGGACTTGATTGTGACTCCATTTGCTCAG GTTCTGGCAAGCCTTCGCACTGTCAGAAACAACTTCACCACCTTGACGAATGTACAGTGTGCCTCCAATAA gaggtctcctgctaccaatCAGCCCACTCTCACCAAAGTCTGTCTGTCAG ATGACTCCTACCAGAAGCTGGCTATGGAGACCATGGAGGAGCTGGACTGGTGTCTGGACCAGCTGGAGACCATCCAGACCTACCGCTCCGTCAGTGACATGGCCTCCAACAAG TTCAAGAGGATGCTGAACCGGGAGCTAAGCCACCTGTCTGAGATGAGCCGCTCAGGCAACCAAGTTTCCGAGTACATCTCCAACACCTTCCTAG AGAAGCAAAATGAGTTGGAGCTTCCGTGTCCAGTTCCTAAGTCcagggaaaggaagaggagacaaaagcagcaactgcagcagcagcaacagcagcagcagagtgggATGATGACTCAGATCAGCGGGGTGAGGAAGGTCAGCCACACACCAAGCATCTGTGCAAGCACGAACAATCGCTTTGGGGTGAAGACCgaccaggaggagctgctgtcgAAG GACCTGGAGGGCATTAACAAATGGGGCTTAAATATCTTCCAAGTGGCCGAGCACTCCCGCAATCGCCCGCTTACATCCATCATGTACTCCATCTTCCAG GAGCGAGACCTGATGAGGACGTTCAAGATTCCAACGGACACCTTTGTGACGTTCATGCTGACCTTAGAGGACCACTATCACTCCGACGTGGCTTACCACAACAGCCTGCACGCGGCTGACGTAGCCCAGTCCACACACATCCTCCTGTCCACTCCTGCACTGGAT GAGGTGTTCACAGATCTGGAGATCTTGGCGGCCATTTTTGCTGCAGCCATTCATGACGTGGACCACCCAGGAGTGTCTAACCAGTTCCTCATCAACACCA ACTCCGAGCTGGCTCTGATGTACAACGATGAGTCAGTGCTGGAGAACCACCACCTGGCTGTGGGCTTCAAACTGCTGCAGGGGGATAACTGCGACATCTTCCAAAACCTCAccaagaagcagaagcagacgcTGCGGCGGATGGTCATCGACATG gTGCTGGCAACCGACATGTCCAAACACATGAGCCTGCTGGCTAATCTGAAGACGATGGTGGAAACCAAGAAGGTGACCAGCTCTGGAGTTCTGCTGCTGGACAACTACACAGACAGGATGCAG gTTTTGCGTAACATGGTTCACTGTGCGGACCTGAGTAACCCGACCAAGCCCCTGGATCTGTACCGGCAGTGGACAGACAGGATCATGGAGGAGTTCTTCCACCAGGGAGAccgggagagagacaggggaaTGGAGATCAGCCCAATGTGCGACAAACACACAGCTTCGGTGGAGAGAACACAG GTTGGCTTCATTGATTACATTGTCCACCCTCTGTGGGAGACGTGGGCAGACCTGGTCCACCCCGACGCCCAGGACATCCTGGACACactggaggacaacaggaactGGTACCAACGCATGATCCCCCAGAGTCCCTCCCCTCCGTTCTACACCAGCGACGGGGAAAGCGGCCAACCCGGGGAGTTGGAGGGGGGCCCCGTGGCGAGTAAATTCCAGTTTGAGCTGACACTGGATGACCAGGATGAACGGGACGCAGGCGGCGAGAACGCCGTGATGGAGACGGCTGGCGGCGTGATACTTGAACAACACGCCTGTGACGGGGACAGGGTGGAAATGACGACGTGCGACATCTCGCCTGCGGAAACATAG
- the LOC120815869 gene encoding 3',5'-cyclic-AMP phosphodiesterase 4B isoform X2 encodes MPRRSPRCRVGHFDFSEEVVSGAHLSAPSFEGENGPSLCCSPSELQASPGSGLVLHPNQAGHGQRRESFLYRSDSDYELSPKSLSRNSSIVGELHGEDLIVTPFAQVLASLRTVRNNFTTLTNVQCASNKRSPATNQPTLTKVCLSDDSYQKLAMETMEELDWCLDQLETIQTYRSVSDMASNKFKRMLNRELSHLSEMSRSGNQVSEYISNTFLEKQNELELPCPVPKSRERKRRQKQQLQQQQQQQQSGMMTQISGVRKVSHTPSICASTNNRFGVKTDQEELLSKDLEGINKWGLNIFQVAEHSRNRPLTSIMYSIFQERDLMRTFKIPTDTFVTFMLTLEDHYHSDVAYHNSLHAADVAQSTHILLSTPALDEVFTDLEILAAIFAAAIHDVDHPGVSNQFLINTNSELALMYNDESVLENHHLAVGFKLLQGDNCDIFQNLTKKQKQTLRRMVIDMVLATDMSKHMSLLANLKTMVETKKVTSSGVLLLDNYTDRMQVLRNMVHCADLSNPTKPLDLYRQWTDRIMEEFFHQGDRERDRGMEISPMCDKHTASVERTQVGFIDYIVHPLWETWADLVHPDAQDILDTLEDNRNWYQRMIPQSPSPPFYTSDGESGQPGELEGGPVASKFQFELTLDDQDERDAGGENAVMETAGGVILEQHACDGDRVEMTTCDISPAET; translated from the exons atgcCGCGGAGGTCCCCGAGGTGCAGGGTGGGGCACTTTGACTTCAGTGAGGAAGTGGTCAGTGGAGCACACCTCTCGGCTCCCAG CTTTGAAGGGGAAAATGGTCCGTCGTTGTGCTGCAGTCCCTCTGAGCTGCAGGCGTCGCCGGGTTCAGGTCTGGTTCTCCATCCCAACCAGGCGGGCCACGGCCAGCGCCGCGAGTCCTTCCTCTACCGCTCTGACAGCGACTACGAACTGTCGCCCAAGTCCTTGTCTCGAAACTCTTCCATTGTTGGAGAACT GCATGGGGAGGACTTGATTGTGACTCCATTTGCTCAG GTTCTGGCAAGCCTTCGCACTGTCAGAAACAACTTCACCACCTTGACGAATGTACAGTGTGCCTCCAATAA gaggtctcctgctaccaatCAGCCCACTCTCACCAAAGTCTGTCTGTCAG ATGACTCCTACCAGAAGCTGGCTATGGAGACCATGGAGGAGCTGGACTGGTGTCTGGACCAGCTGGAGACCATCCAGACCTACCGCTCCGTCAGTGACATGGCCTCCAACAAG TTCAAGAGGATGCTGAACCGGGAGCTAAGCCACCTGTCTGAGATGAGCCGCTCAGGCAACCAAGTTTCCGAGTACATCTCCAACACCTTCCTAG AGAAGCAAAATGAGTTGGAGCTTCCGTGTCCAGTTCCTAAGTCcagggaaaggaagaggagacaaaagcagcaactgcagcagcagcaacagcagcagcagagtgggATGATGACTCAGATCAGCGGGGTGAGGAAGGTCAGCCACACACCAAGCATCTGTGCAAGCACGAACAATCGCTTTGGGGTGAAGACCgaccaggaggagctgctgtcgAAG GACCTGGAGGGCATTAACAAATGGGGCTTAAATATCTTCCAAGTGGCCGAGCACTCCCGCAATCGCCCGCTTACATCCATCATGTACTCCATCTTCCAG GAGCGAGACCTGATGAGGACGTTCAAGATTCCAACGGACACCTTTGTGACGTTCATGCTGACCTTAGAGGACCACTATCACTCCGACGTGGCTTACCACAACAGCCTGCACGCGGCTGACGTAGCCCAGTCCACACACATCCTCCTGTCCACTCCTGCACTGGAT GAGGTGTTCACAGATCTGGAGATCTTGGCGGCCATTTTTGCTGCAGCCATTCATGACGTGGACCACCCAGGAGTGTCTAACCAGTTCCTCATCAACACCA ACTCCGAGCTGGCTCTGATGTACAACGATGAGTCAGTGCTGGAGAACCACCACCTGGCTGTGGGCTTCAAACTGCTGCAGGGGGATAACTGCGACATCTTCCAAAACCTCAccaagaagcagaagcagacgcTGCGGCGGATGGTCATCGACATG gTGCTGGCAACCGACATGTCCAAACACATGAGCCTGCTGGCTAATCTGAAGACGATGGTGGAAACCAAGAAGGTGACCAGCTCTGGAGTTCTGCTGCTGGACAACTACACAGACAGGATGCAG gTTTTGCGTAACATGGTTCACTGTGCGGACCTGAGTAACCCGACCAAGCCCCTGGATCTGTACCGGCAGTGGACAGACAGGATCATGGAGGAGTTCTTCCACCAGGGAGAccgggagagagacaggggaaTGGAGATCAGCCCAATGTGCGACAAACACACAGCTTCGGTGGAGAGAACACAG GTTGGCTTCATTGATTACATTGTCCACCCTCTGTGGGAGACGTGGGCAGACCTGGTCCACCCCGACGCCCAGGACATCCTGGACACactggaggacaacaggaactGGTACCAACGCATGATCCCCCAGAGTCCCTCCCCTCCGTTCTACACCAGCGACGGGGAAAGCGGCCAACCCGGGGAGTTGGAGGGGGGCCCCGTGGCGAGTAAATTCCAGTTTGAGCTGACACTGGATGACCAGGATGAACGGGACGCAGGCGGCGAGAACGCCGTGATGGAGACGGCTGGCGGCGTGATACTTGAACAACACGCCTGTGACGGGGACAGGGTGGAAATGACGACGTGCGACATCTCGCCTGCGGAAACATAG